From a region of the Chitinophagaceae bacterium genome:
- a CDS encoding transposase: MLIATENFATRFSDVRKPISYCGVATFEHSSGISIRGKTRVSHLANKN, from the coding sequence CTGCTGATAGCAACAGAAAATTTTGCTACTCGGTTCAGTGATGTAAGGAAACCTATCAGCTATTGTGGTGTTGCAACTTTTGAACATAGTTCAGGAATAAGTATCAGAGGTAAAACAAGAGTTAGTCACCTGGCAAATAAAAATTAA